The following are encoded in a window of Miltoncostaea marina genomic DNA:
- a CDS encoding cbb3-type cytochrome c oxidase subunit I, translated as MSTHVDAAAGEEYVDPAPVADATDRGIARRLTIQYVVASTVIFLATGLLGLAMRQSQADVWRFDDNTWYAIMTAHGLGAFVGWAAFAVMGLSFWVLSEVGFPMGRAGTALARLTFWLMVIGVAGVVVTTLGFSFAGSWVFLYPLPFESAGQWGDGATGFFSASVLLVGLSIVTWCLAILVIVLGPGLRSQGGGLLNRVGAAMGFGFIWPKRFRTERPVPYAVIPLTVIAIDMIIATLPLAVLLVAMIIQSFAPSVSVDPLLAKNVLWWFGHPVVYLLLFPAVAIYYLLVPRFAKRRLVAGNIIAVAWAIAIVANVTVWAHHMYMDYPNGIQAAINTTMEPITFALTIVSALSLYSLFFTIFRSRWTWNAASTALFLGLASWLLAGLSGVINATIAWNAFVHNTLWVVGHFHHMALINIGIVIFGAIYAFLPRLIGRPLYSDRLGMWHVWLTFAAGTANSVIWLIQGLDGAPRRFAILPEQYSAYNAAAIPVVIVLALAQLLFVWNMIQTFRGATTAAQARSLLDGLQRPRLTSAPLQALGVVLTILVLTGLGTAGWAVGRGTDDDSRMAFVPQPAAAQGGAGGPGLEVFVASGCGSCHAFQAAGSTGAVGPSLDERAPTADRAEQVVRNGLNAMPAFGNQLSDDEIEAVATYVAENAAP; from the coding sequence ATGAGCACCCACGTGGACGCCGCCGCCGGCGAGGAGTACGTCGACCCCGCGCCGGTCGCCGACGCCACCGACCGGGGGATCGCCCGGCGTCTGACGATCCAGTACGTCGTCGCGTCGACCGTCATCTTCCTGGCGACCGGCCTGCTCGGCCTGGCGATGCGCCAGAGCCAGGCCGACGTCTGGCGGTTCGACGACAACACCTGGTACGCGATCATGACCGCCCACGGGCTCGGCGCCTTCGTGGGCTGGGCGGCCTTCGCGGTGATGGGTCTCTCGTTCTGGGTGCTGAGCGAGGTCGGCTTCCCGATGGGCCGGGCAGGCACGGCGCTCGCCCGCCTCACCTTCTGGCTCATGGTGATCGGCGTCGCCGGCGTCGTGGTCACGACGCTCGGCTTCTCGTTCGCCGGGTCGTGGGTCTTCCTCTACCCGCTGCCGTTCGAGTCGGCCGGCCAGTGGGGCGACGGGGCGACCGGGTTCTTCTCCGCCTCCGTGCTGCTCGTCGGGCTCTCGATCGTGACCTGGTGCCTGGCGATCCTCGTGATCGTGCTCGGCCCGGGCCTGCGCAGCCAGGGCGGCGGCCTGCTCAACCGCGTGGGCGCGGCGATGGGCTTCGGCTTCATCTGGCCGAAGCGGTTCCGCACCGAGCGGCCGGTGCCCTACGCGGTGATCCCGCTCACCGTGATCGCGATCGACATGATCATCGCCACGCTGCCGCTCGCGGTGCTGCTGGTCGCGATGATCATCCAGTCGTTCGCGCCGAGCGTGTCGGTCGACCCGCTGCTGGCGAAGAACGTGCTGTGGTGGTTCGGCCACCCGGTGGTCTACCTGCTGCTCTTCCCCGCGGTGGCGATCTACTACCTGCTGGTGCCGCGCTTCGCGAAGCGGCGCCTGGTGGCCGGCAACATCATCGCCGTGGCCTGGGCGATCGCGATCGTCGCCAACGTCACCGTGTGGGCCCACCACATGTACATGGACTACCCGAACGGGATCCAGGCGGCGATCAACACCACGATGGAGCCGATCACCTTCGCGCTCACGATCGTGTCGGCGCTCAGCCTCTACAGCCTGTTCTTCACGATCTTCCGCTCGCGCTGGACCTGGAACGCGGCGAGCACCGCGCTGTTCCTCGGCCTGGCCAGCTGGCTGCTGGCGGGGCTGTCGGGCGTCATCAACGCGACGATCGCCTGGAACGCCTTCGTCCACAACACGCTCTGGGTGGTGGGCCACTTCCACCACATGGCGCTCATCAACATCGGGATCGTCATCTTCGGGGCGATCTACGCGTTCCTGCCGCGGCTCATCGGCCGGCCGCTCTACAGCGACCGCCTGGGCATGTGGCACGTCTGGCTGACGTTCGCCGCCGGCACCGCCAACAGCGTCATCTGGCTCATCCAGGGGCTCGACGGCGCGCCGCGCCGGTTCGCGATCCTGCCGGAGCAGTACAGCGCCTACAACGCGGCGGCGATCCCGGTGGTGATCGTGCTCGCGCTGGCGCAGCTGCTCTTCGTGTGGAACATGATCCAGACGTTCCGCGGCGCGACGACCGCCGCCCAGGCGCGCAGCCTGCTCGACGGGCTGCAGCGGCCGCGGCTGACGAGCGCCCCGCTGCAGGCCCTCGGCGTGGTGCTGACGATCCTCGTGCTGACGGGCCTCGGCACCGCCGGCTGGGCGGTCGGCCGCGGGACCGACGACGACTCGCGCATGGCGTTCGTCCCGCAGCCGGCGGCCGCCCAGGGCGGTGCCGGCGGGCCCGGGCTGGAGGTGTTCGTCGCCTCCGGCTGCGGCAGCTGCCACGCCTTCCAGGCGGCGGGCTCGACCGGCGCGGTGGGCCCGAGCCTCGACGAGCGCGCGCCCACCGCCGATCGCGCCGAGCAGGTCGTCCGCAACGGGCTCAACGCGATGCCCGCCTTCGGCAACCAGCTCAGCGACGACGAGATCGAGGCGGTCGCGACCTACGTCGCGGAGAACGCCGCGCCGTAG
- a CDS encoding cytochrome c oxidase assembly protein — protein sequence MIGALHAGGATAHHDLAGAWSLDPLVLAAAAAGVVLYAVGWRRLRRRGRPDLADGRRAALFAAGVAVLLLSVLSPLDPVGEEYLLSGHMLQHVLLGDVAPLLIVLGIAGPLALFAVPRPLLRGVGRSPRLRAVARFLTRPLAAVVLWVAVTALWHVPVAFEYALAHRWAHDLEHATMFVAGFAVWLHIAAAIPRARLSGARRSAMAAGLLAVGMVVSTTIFLSDPLYDVYVAQEERLFGLTPTGDQVRAAMLMTTEQTLTLGVAAMLLLWNHVERVAARSREELAAEAAAERAGAD from the coding sequence GTGATCGGGGCACTGCACGCCGGCGGCGCGACCGCCCACCACGACCTCGCGGGCGCCTGGTCGCTCGACCCGCTGGTGCTGGCGGCCGCCGCCGCGGGCGTCGTCCTCTACGCCGTGGGCTGGCGCCGGCTGCGCCGGCGGGGGCGTCCCGACCTGGCCGACGGCCGGCGGGCGGCGCTGTTCGCCGCGGGCGTCGCGGTGCTGCTGCTGTCGGTGCTCTCCCCCCTCGACCCGGTCGGCGAGGAGTACCTGCTGTCCGGCCACATGCTGCAGCACGTGCTGCTGGGCGACGTTGCGCCGCTGCTGATCGTGCTCGGCATCGCGGGACCCCTGGCCCTGTTCGCGGTGCCCCGGCCGCTGCTGCGCGGGGTCGGCCGCTCGCCGCGGCTGCGGGCGGTGGCGCGGTTCCTGACCCGCCCGCTCGCGGCGGTCGTGCTCTGGGTGGCGGTCACCGCCCTCTGGCACGTGCCGGTGGCGTTCGAGTACGCGCTCGCGCACCGCTGGGCCCACGACCTCGAGCACGCGACGATGTTCGTCGCAGGCTTCGCCGTGTGGCTGCACATCGCGGCCGCGATCCCGCGGGCGCGCCTGAGCGGCGCCCGGCGCTCGGCGATGGCCGCCGGCCTGCTGGCGGTCGGCATGGTGGTCTCGACGACCATCTTCCTCAGCGACCCGCTGTACGACGTCTACGTGGCCCAGGAGGAGCGCCTCTTCGGCCTCACGCCGACCGGCGACCAGGTGCGCGCGGCCATGCTCATGACCACCGAGCAGACGCTCACCCTCGGGGTCGCCGCCATGCTGCTGCTGTGGAACCACGTCGAGCGCGTCGCCGCGCGCTCGCGCGAGGAGCTCGCGGCCGAGGCGGCCGCGGAGCGCGCGGGCGCCGACTGA
- the upp gene encoding uracil phosphoribosyltransferase, translating into MSRPPVVLAGPLAGHHLATLRDAATGPAAFRRAAAALSGLVVAEALRDLEGRPAEVATPLARARVELPARRVTLVPILRAGLVMLDPALALLPDDTRVGFIGMARDERTARARSYLSSLPGGLGDDEVVVLDVMIATGGSTAAALRAVRAAGARRVRVAGVIAAPEGLAAVAAADPDAAVTVAAVDSHLDERAFIVPGLGDAGDRLYSDAGAGG; encoded by the coding sequence GTGTCCCGCCCGCCCGTCGTCCTCGCTGGGCCCCTCGCCGGCCACCACCTCGCGACCCTGCGCGACGCGGCCACCGGGCCGGCGGCCTTCCGGCGCGCCGCGGCGGCCCTGTCGGGCCTCGTGGTGGCCGAGGCGCTCCGCGACCTGGAGGGCCGGCCCGCCGAGGTGGCGACGCCGCTGGCGCGGGCGCGGGTGGAGCTGCCGGCCCGGCGGGTGACGCTCGTGCCGATCCTGCGCGCGGGGCTGGTGATGCTCGACCCGGCGCTCGCGCTGCTGCCCGACGACACGCGGGTCGGCTTCATCGGGATGGCGCGCGACGAGCGGACGGCGCGGGCGCGGAGCTACCTCAGCAGCCTGCCGGGCGGCCTCGGCGACGACGAGGTGGTGGTGCTCGACGTGATGATCGCGACCGGCGGCTCGACGGCCGCGGCGCTGCGTGCGGTGCGCGCGGCAGGCGCGCGGCGGGTGCGGGTGGCGGGCGTCATCGCGGCGCCGGAGGGCCTGGCGGCGGTCGCGGCGGCCGACCCGGACGCCGCGGTGACCGTCGCCGCGGTCGACAGCCACCTCGACGAGCGCGCGTTCATCGTGCCGGGGCTCGGCGACGCGGGCGACCGGCTGTACTCGGACGCGGGGGCGGGGGGCTGA
- the atpE gene encoding ATP synthase F0 subunit C: MEGNIEDAAKVLALGLATAFGAIGPGIGVGYLMGKTVEAVGRQPELRGELTSLMFLGLALTEAIVFYALLMGFVAFFIG; encoded by the coding sequence ATGGAAGGCAACATCGAGGACGCTGCAAAGGTCCTGGCGCTCGGTCTCGCGACCGCCTTCGGCGCCATCGGGCCGGGTATCGGCGTCGGCTACCTCATGGGGAAGACGGTCGAGGCCGTCGGCCGTCAGCCGGAGCTGCGCGGCGAGCTGACCTCGCTCATGTTCCTCGGCCTCGCCCTGACCGAGGCCATCGTGTTCTACGCGCTGCTCATGGGCTTCGTCGCCTTCTTCATCGGCTAG
- the prmC gene encoding peptide chain release factor N(5)-glutamine methyltransferase, with the protein MGGPLTIGEILRRSTAYLAERGSPSPRLDADLLLAHVLGVERLALYTDSERPLTPAELGRARELLARRGRREPMAYITGARAFRRLRLAVGPAVLVPRPETELLVEWALEAAPAGGAALDWGTGSGAVALALADEGDGLRVTALDRSGEALALARANGEALGLEVEWLRSDGFAALDGRRFDVIVANPPYLSDADLAAAPPELGFEPRGALVAGPTGLEQIDAIAGAAPRHLAPGGLLLVEVGDGQAGAARAALAGAGLVDVAARDDLAGVARVVGGRAL; encoded by the coding sequence ACGGCCTACCTGGCCGAGCGCGGGTCGCCCTCGCCCCGCCTCGACGCCGACCTGCTGCTCGCCCACGTGCTCGGGGTGGAGCGGCTGGCGCTCTACACCGACTCGGAGCGGCCGCTGACCCCCGCCGAGCTGGGCCGGGCGCGCGAGCTGCTGGCCCGGCGGGGCCGGCGCGAGCCGATGGCCTACATCACCGGCGCCCGGGCGTTCCGGCGGCTGCGCCTGGCGGTCGGCCCGGCGGTGCTCGTGCCGCGGCCCGAGACGGAGCTGCTCGTCGAGTGGGCGCTCGAGGCGGCTCCGGCGGGCGGGGCGGCGCTCGACTGGGGCACGGGCAGCGGGGCGGTGGCGCTCGCGCTGGCCGACGAGGGCGACGGCCTGCGGGTGACCGCGCTCGACCGCTCCGGTGAGGCGCTCGCGCTCGCGCGGGCCAACGGCGAGGCGCTGGGCCTGGAGGTGGAGTGGCTCCGCTCCGACGGCTTCGCCGCGCTGGACGGCCGCCGCTTCGACGTGATCGTCGCCAACCCGCCGTACCTGTCCGACGCCGACCTGGCGGCGGCGCCGCCCGAGCTGGGCTTCGAGCCGCGGGGCGCCCTGGTGGCCGGGCCCACCGGCCTCGAGCAGATCGACGCCATCGCCGGCGCCGCCCCGCGCCACCTGGCGCCCGGGGGGCTGCTGCTCGTGGAGGTCGGCGACGGCCAGGCCGGCGCCGCGCGCGCCGCCCTCGCCGGCGCCGGGCTGGTCGACGTGGCCGCCCGCGACGACCTGGCGGGCGTGGCGCGCGTCGTGGGCGGGCGGGCCCTGTGA
- a CDS encoding glycosyltransferase family 4 protein: MTTDLIPILSAIAAALVVLGATPLAMRLARATGAVDVPSGRRIHSEPTPRLGGLAILLGFLVPVVAFLPDDPSARALITGAVLITALGAADDIWGLTPGVKLAGQVACAAIPVAAGLTIDHITLPLLGVGDLGWAQYPITVLWFVALVNMINFTDGMDGLAAGISGLGATTFAILAASLGRADPAIMAAALAGACAAFLVFNFHPARVFMGDAGSMLLGFVIAGVAIGGVMKSAAAIAVVAPLVILAIPILDTSFVILKRLKHGLPVYNADRSHFHHRFFTIGWSQRKTVLALYGWCALMGAVAIALRFVRYRDADGHLQLAGTAVLSAAGLLALAASIYLVYVLEILKWRSTPVVTLVRQSRLERASRREMAGRS, from the coding sequence GTGACGACAGACCTCATCCCCATCCTCAGCGCGATCGCCGCGGCCCTCGTCGTCCTGGGGGCCACGCCGCTCGCGATGCGGCTCGCCCGCGCGACCGGCGCGGTCGACGTTCCCTCCGGGCGCCGCATCCACTCGGAGCCCACCCCGCGCCTCGGCGGCCTGGCGATCCTGCTGGGCTTCCTCGTGCCGGTCGTGGCCTTCCTGCCCGACGACCCCTCGGCGCGGGCGCTGATCACCGGCGCGGTGCTCATCACGGCGCTCGGCGCGGCGGACGACATCTGGGGCCTCACCCCGGGGGTGAAGCTGGCCGGCCAGGTGGCCTGCGCGGCGATCCCGGTGGCCGCGGGGCTGACCATCGACCACATCACGCTGCCGCTGCTCGGCGTCGGCGACCTCGGCTGGGCGCAGTACCCGATCACGGTGCTCTGGTTCGTCGCCCTGGTGAACATGATCAACTTCACCGACGGCATGGACGGCCTCGCCGCCGGCATCAGCGGCCTGGGCGCGACCACCTTCGCGATCCTGGCCGCCTCGCTGGGCCGCGCCGACCCGGCGATCATGGCGGCAGCGCTGGCCGGGGCGTGCGCCGCCTTCCTCGTCTTCAACTTCCACCCCGCGCGCGTGTTCATGGGTGACGCGGGGTCGATGCTGCTGGGCTTCGTCATCGCCGGCGTGGCGATCGGCGGGGTGATGAAGAGCGCGGCGGCCATCGCCGTCGTGGCGCCGCTCGTGATCCTCGCGATCCCGATCCTCGACACCTCGTTCGTGATCCTGAAGCGGCTGAAGCACGGCCTGCCCGTCTACAACGCCGACCGCAGCCACTTCCACCACCGCTTCTTCACGATCGGGTGGAGCCAGCGCAAGACCGTGCTGGCGCTCTACGGCTGGTGCGCGCTGATGGGCGCGGTCGCGATCGCGCTGCGCTTCGTGCGCTACCGGGACGCCGACGGCCACCTCCAGCTCGCCGGCACCGCGGTGCTGTCGGCCGCGGGCCTGCTCGCGCTGGCGGCCTCGATCTACCTGGTCTACGTGCTCGAGATCCTCAAGTGGCGCTCCACGCCGGTCGTGACGCTCGTGCGCCAGAGCCGCCTCGAGCGCGCCAGCCGCCGGGAGATGGCCGGCCGGAGCTAG
- the atpF gene encoding F0F1 ATP synthase subunit B, with the protein MGTLLTYVNALPLQAESEESDNPLLTISPGLMVWTLVMFAITLWIMKRYVFGPVGQAIEKRRAKIAESIEEAERSRDEATAMLEDYKARLVDARKEADALREQGRKEGEQQRAELISQAQGQRERVLADADELIQAQARTAASGLRDEVVDLALLAAERVSRRSLDDAEHRRLIEQAIAEADLSGVASANGGAATK; encoded by the coding sequence ATGGGCACCCTGCTCACCTACGTGAACGCGCTGCCGCTCCAGGCGGAGAGCGAGGAGAGCGACAACCCGCTCCTCACCATCAGCCCCGGGCTGATGGTGTGGACGCTGGTGATGTTCGCCATCACGCTCTGGATCATGAAGCGGTACGTGTTCGGGCCGGTCGGCCAGGCGATCGAGAAGCGCCGGGCCAAGATCGCCGAGAGCATCGAGGAGGCCGAGCGCAGCCGCGACGAGGCCACCGCCATGCTCGAGGACTACAAGGCCCGCCTGGTCGACGCCCGCAAGGAGGCGGACGCCCTGCGCGAGCAGGGGCGCAAGGAGGGTGAGCAGCAGCGCGCCGAGCTCATCAGCCAGGCGCAGGGGCAGCGCGAGCGCGTCCTCGCCGACGCCGACGAGCTGATCCAGGCCCAGGCCCGCACGGCCGCCAGCGGCCTGCGCGACGAGGTGGTCGATCTCGCCCTCCTCGCCGCGGAGCGCGTCTCGCGCCGCTCGCTCGACGACGCCGAGCACCGCCGGCTCATCGAGCAGGCGATCGCCGAGGCCGACCTCTCCGGTGTCGCGTCCGCCAACGGGGGCGCGGCGACCAAGTGA
- a CDS encoding L-threonylcarbamoyladenylate synthase has translation MTAGLREALLAGGVALVPTDTVYGLAAALDSPEGVAALYALKGRPREQPCQVLLATRALLDEALAALDGRTRRAAAALLPGPATCLVPDPAGRYAAAAGAEPGAVGLRAPAGVAALSALDVPLVATSANMPGGPDPAVLADVPADLRAAVAVAVDAGRLPGTASAVVDLRHVAGGGAAALLRPGPDPAAVERVLAAEGVPLVRPR, from the coding sequence GTGACCGCCGGGCTGCGGGAGGCGCTGCTCGCGGGCGGCGTGGCGCTGGTCCCGACCGACACGGTCTACGGGCTCGCCGCGGCGCTCGACTCGCCGGAGGGCGTCGCGGCGCTCTACGCCCTCAAGGGCCGCCCGCGCGAGCAGCCGTGCCAGGTGCTGCTGGCGACGCGCGCGCTGCTCGACGAGGCCCTCGCTGCGCTCGACGGGCGCACCCGGCGGGCCGCGGCGGCGCTGTTGCCGGGGCCGGCCACCTGCCTGGTGCCCGACCCGGCGGGCCGCTACGCGGCGGCCGCCGGCGCCGAGCCGGGCGCCGTGGGCCTGCGCGCCCCCGCGGGGGTGGCGGCGCTCTCCGCGCTCGACGTCCCCCTGGTCGCCACGAGCGCCAACATGCCCGGCGGGCCCGACCCGGCCGTCCTGGCCGACGTCCCGGCCGACCTGCGCGCGGCCGTCGCGGTCGCGGTCGACGCCGGCCGCCTGCCGGGCACGGCGTCCGCCGTGGTCGACCTGCGGCACGTGGCCGGCGGGGGCGCCGCCGCGCTGCTGCGGCCGGGGCCGGATCCCGCGGCCGTGGAGCGGGTGCTGGCGGCCGAGGGCGTCCCGCTCGTGCGCCCGCGGTGA
- the atpB gene encoding F0F1 ATP synthase subunit A, whose protein sequence is MRLRTAAFAALAALLVLPAAAFGAEDFDPSDEFALDPWVSIELGPLDLSINKAVFYLVLASLICIGLGFIVRGGLKMRPTKAQNIVEIAYEFAEKQIARPTLSEKVYSRYFPYIATLFLFILVSNMVSFIPLPVGHTSWLGPIPDFALYAATANINVTLALTVVTFLVYNYEGVRAHGVGGYLKTLVPDAPKAIQPVIFGIEVLSQILRLVSLSVRLFANLLAGHLLIIMAAGFMVLLGNFAGLLALPVGVFFWVFEWLLVAGLQAFIFAMLSGIYIGFAVESSH, encoded by the coding sequence ATGAGGCTCCGCACCGCGGCCTTCGCCGCGCTCGCCGCCCTGCTCGTGCTGCCGGCGGCGGCCTTCGGCGCCGAGGACTTCGACCCCTCCGACGAGTTCGCGCTCGACCCGTGGGTGTCGATCGAGCTCGGGCCGCTCGACCTCTCGATCAACAAGGCCGTCTTCTACCTGGTCCTGGCCAGCCTGATCTGCATCGGCCTCGGCTTCATCGTGCGCGGCGGCCTCAAGATGCGCCCCACGAAGGCCCAGAACATCGTCGAGATCGCGTACGAGTTCGCCGAGAAGCAGATCGCCCGGCCGACGCTGAGCGAGAAGGTCTACTCGCGCTACTTCCCGTACATCGCGACCCTGTTCCTGTTCATCCTCGTCAGCAACATGGTGAGCTTCATCCCGCTTCCGGTGGGGCACACCAGCTGGCTCGGCCCGATCCCGGACTTCGCGCTGTACGCCGCCACGGCGAACATCAACGTCACGCTCGCGCTGACCGTCGTGACGTTCCTCGTCTACAACTACGAGGGCGTCCGGGCGCACGGGGTGGGGGGCTACCTCAAGACCCTCGTCCCCGACGCGCCGAAGGCCATCCAGCCCGTCATCTTCGGCATCGAGGTGCTGTCGCAGATCCTGCGCCTCGTCAGCCTCTCGGTCCGGCTCTTCGCGAACCTCCTGGCCGGCCACCTGCTGATCATCATGGCCGCCGGCTTCATGGTCCTGCTCGGCAACTTCGCCGGCCTGCTGGCCCTCCCGGTGGGGGTGTTCTTCTGGGTGTTCGAGTGGCTGCTCGTCGCCGGCCTGCAGGCGTTCATCTTCGCGATGCTCAGCGGCATCTACATCGGCTTCGCCGTCGAGTCCTCGCACTGA
- the atpH gene encoding ATP synthase F1 subunit delta, producing MSLEATYAEALYEAAAENGALDAVTTEVREFAEAVAASDDLRRLLADPNIDTPAKKRVVLGLTEGASPFFGNFLQLLIDRGRIEAFPAIAEAFDDRVDRAENRLEVEAVTAIPLPADLRERIVDQIRAKTGADVELTETVDPDIIGGLVLRVGASVVDGSVRHRLEGLRATLRSAPVDAVAVES from the coding sequence GTGAGCCTCGAAGCCACCTACGCCGAGGCGCTCTACGAGGCGGCGGCCGAGAACGGCGCGCTCGACGCCGTGACCACCGAGGTGCGCGAGTTCGCCGAGGCGGTCGCGGCGTCGGACGACCTCCGCCGGCTGCTGGCCGACCCCAACATCGACACCCCCGCGAAGAAGCGGGTCGTGCTCGGCCTCACCGAGGGCGCGAGCCCGTTCTTCGGCAACTTCCTCCAGCTCCTGATCGACCGGGGGCGCATCGAGGCGTTCCCCGCCATCGCGGAGGCCTTCGACGACCGGGTCGACCGGGCCGAGAACCGCCTCGAGGTGGAGGCGGTCACCGCGATCCCGCTGCCGGCCGACCTGCGCGAGCGGATCGTCGACCAGATCCGCGCCAAGACGGGAGCCGACGTCGAGCTCACCGAGACCGTCGACCCGGACATCATCGGCGGCCTCGTCCTGCGCGTGGGCGCGTCCGTGGTGGACGGCTCCGTGCGGCACCGCCTCGAAGGGCTCCGCGCCACCCTGCGCTCGGCGCCCGTCGACGCCGTCGCGGTGGAGTCCTGA
- a CDS encoding SDR family NAD(P)-dependent oxidoreductase: protein MAARGLAVVTGASSGIGLAFAEDLARRGHPLLVVARRGDRLRALAERASARHGVEVTPLVADLATDEGMAACRAAVDAAGAPPEVLVLNAGFGTHAPLARADRARETEMVRLNCVAVLDLAVHALPAMVARGRGAIVVVSSAAAWQPVPYMATYAATKAFELHLAEALQEELRGTGVRAVAVCPGPTRTEFSVVAGGSGAGARGVPYEQPELVVRAAWRALAAGRARAPAGLVARGALLAGALVPRALVVRAAAFFHRPLVR from the coding sequence ATGGCGGCGCGGGGGCTGGCCGTGGTGACGGGCGCCTCGTCGGGGATCGGCCTCGCCTTCGCCGAGGACCTGGCGCGCAGGGGCCACCCGCTGCTGGTGGTCGCCCGGCGCGGCGACCGGCTGCGCGCGCTGGCCGAGCGGGCCTCCGCCCGTCACGGCGTGGAGGTGACCCCCCTCGTGGCCGACCTCGCGACCGACGAGGGCATGGCGGCCTGCCGGGCGGCGGTCGACGCCGCCGGCGCCCCGCCGGAGGTGCTCGTGCTCAACGCCGGCTTCGGCACCCACGCGCCGCTGGCGCGGGCCGACCGCGCGCGCGAGACCGAGATGGTGCGCCTCAACTGCGTGGCCGTGCTCGACCTGGCCGTCCACGCGCTGCCGGCGATGGTGGCGCGGGGGCGCGGGGCGATCGTGGTCGTCTCGTCGGCGGCGGCGTGGCAGCCGGTGCCCTACATGGCGACGTACGCGGCCACGAAGGCGTTCGAGCTGCACCTGGCCGAGGCGCTGCAGGAGGAGCTGCGGGGGACGGGGGTGCGGGCGGTGGCGGTCTGCCCGGGACCCACCCGGACCGAGTTCTCGGTCGTGGCCGGCGGGAGCGGCGCCGGCGCGCGCGGCGTGCCGTACGAGCAGCCGGAGCTGGTCGTGCGCGCCGCCTGGCGGGCGCTGGCGGCCGGCCGGGCGCGGGCCCCCGCCGGGCTGGTGGCACGCGGCGCGCTGCTCGCCGGCGCGCTGGTGCCGCGCGCCCTGGTGGTGCGGGCGGCGGCGTTCTTCCACCGGCCGCTCGTCCGTTGA
- the glyA gene encoding serine hydroxymethyltransferase produces the protein MSFIDDDSYLSQDIADADPEIARLLAAEAERQGETLEMIASENFTSHAVLQAVGSVLTNKYAEGLPGRRYYGGCEVVDQVEQLAIDRALEVFGADHVNVQPHSGATANEAAYYAVLQPGDRVLGMSLSHGGHLSHGLKVNFSGRLYAFHHYGVRRSDCRIDMDQVRDMARELRPALIVAGASAYPRVIDFPAFREIADEVGALLMVDMAHIAGLVAAGVHPSPVGIADIVTTTIHKTIGGPRGGMVMCTSELAAKIDKAVFPGLQGGPLMHVIAGKAVALGHALTPEFRERQRAVVDNCRALAEGLLAGGVNLVSGGTDNHLVLVDLSGTPMTGKDAEERLDRAGITVNKNGVPFDERPPTITSGLRIGTPALTTRGLREPEMREIARIIAAALDPAATEADLEALRARSRAIGERFPLYPRLGAGTAV, from the coding sequence GTGAGCTTCATCGACGACGACAGCTACCTGTCGCAGGACATCGCGGACGCCGATCCCGAGATCGCCCGCCTGCTCGCCGCCGAGGCCGAGCGCCAGGGCGAGACGCTCGAGATGATCGCCAGCGAGAACTTCACGAGCCACGCGGTCCTGCAGGCCGTCGGCTCGGTGCTCACCAACAAGTACGCCGAGGGCCTCCCCGGGCGCCGCTACTACGGCGGCTGCGAGGTGGTGGACCAGGTCGAGCAGCTCGCCATCGACCGGGCGCTCGAGGTGTTCGGCGCCGACCACGTCAACGTGCAGCCCCACTCGGGCGCGACCGCCAACGAGGCCGCCTACTACGCCGTGCTGCAGCCGGGCGACCGCGTGCTCGGCATGTCGCTCTCGCACGGCGGCCACCTCTCGCACGGCCTGAAGGTCAACTTCTCGGGGCGGCTGTACGCCTTCCACCACTACGGCGTGCGCCGCTCGGACTGCCGCATCGACATGGACCAGGTGCGCGACATGGCGCGCGAGCTGCGCCCGGCGCTGATCGTGGCCGGCGCGTCGGCGTACCCGCGCGTCATCGACTTCCCGGCGTTCCGCGAGATCGCCGACGAGGTCGGCGCGCTGCTGATGGTCGACATGGCCCACATCGCCGGGCTGGTCGCGGCCGGCGTGCACCCGAGCCCCGTCGGCATCGCCGACATCGTCACCACCACGATCCACAAGACGATCGGCGGGCCGCGCGGCGGCATGGTGATGTGCACGTCCGAGCTCGCGGCGAAGATCGACAAGGCGGTCTTCCCGGGGCTGCAGGGCGGCCCCCTGATGCACGTGATCGCCGGCAAGGCGGTCGCGCTGGGGCACGCGCTCACGCCCGAGTTCCGCGAGCGCCAGCGGGCGGTGGTCGACAACTGCCGCGCCCTGGCCGAGGGGCTGCTGGCGGGCGGGGTGAACCTGGTGAGCGGCGGGACCGACAACCACCTGGTGCTGGTCGACCTCTCGGGCACGCCGATGACCGGCAAGGACGCCGAGGAGCGGCTCGACCGCGCCGGCATCACGGTCAACAAGAACGGCGTGCCGTTCGACGAGCGTCCGCCGACGATCACGTCGGGCCTTCGCATCGGCACACCGGCGCTCACGACGCGCGGCCTGCGCGAGCCGGAGATGCGCGAGATCGCCCGGATCATCGCGGCGGCGCTCGACCCCGCCGCGACGGAGGCCGACCTCGAGGCGCTGCGGGCCCGCTCGCGCGCGATCGGGGAGCGCTTCCCGCTCTACCCGCGCCTCGGGGCGGGCACGGCGGTCTGA